One genomic region from Cardiocondyla obscurior isolate alpha-2009 linkage group LG19, Cobs3.1, whole genome shotgun sequence encodes:
- the Hibch gene encoding 3-hydroxyisobutyryl-CoA hydrolase, mitochondrial isoform X2, giving the protein MQSIVGKLYHFNASTTLARATIRCLSTSGSVTACKEAASDKKNMDEVVIKDVGNNGVIILNRPKALNAINLSMVKKIYSTLKQWETSKKLVIIEGAGEKAFCAGGDVKSLVLALNEPKGELQGEQFFRTEYTMNYLIGTYSKPYIAIISGITMGGGVGLSIHGKYRIATEKTLFAMPETAIGLFPDVGATYFLSRLKGKLGIYLGLTGHRLKGIDVLLAGIATHFVPSEKLADLKRDLLTLRETDIETILNNYQPKLNHEFSLAPHMSQIENCFSAPSVEEIIERLQKDKSDWAQKNVEILLKMSPSSLKITKKAIDEGKEKSLAECLKIEYRLACTALTRDGDFYEGVRALLVDKDQKPVWKPTSLTDVTDEYINKRFATLPVEKELQLYTSKL; this is encoded by the exons ATGCAGAGTATTGTAGGtaaattatatcattttaatgcCAGTACTACACTCGCACGTGCTACAATTAGATGTTTATCGACGTCAGGATCTGTCACAG CATGTAAAGAAGCAGCcagtgataaaaaaaacatggACGAAGTTGTTATAAAAGAT GTTGGGAATAATggagtaataattttaaaccgACCTAAGGCATTGAATGCTATAAATTTGTCAatggttaaaaaaatatattccactCTTAAACAATGGGAAACTTCAAAAAAACTAGTAATAATAGAAGGTGCAGGTGAAAAAGCATTCTGTGCAGGTGGTGATGTTAAATCATTAGTCTTAGCATTGAATGAACCAAAAGGAGAACTGCAGGGTGAGCAGTTTTTCAGAACTGAGTATAC catgaattatttaattggaaCATACTCAAAACCTTATATCGCTATTATCAGTGGCATAACAATGGGAGGTGGTGTTGGATTGTCTATACATGGCAAATACAGAATTGCCACAGAGAAAACTCTGTTTGCCATGCCAGAAACAGCAATAGGATTGTTTCCTGATGTTGGTGCAACTTATTTCTTATCTAGATTAAAGGGAAAATTAGGTATCTATTTAGGTCTAACAGGACACAGGCTGAAAG gtATTGACGTTCTCCTTGCTGGAATTGCAACTCACTTTGTACCATCGGAAAAACTAGCAGACTTAAAACGCGATTTGTTAACGCTACGTGAAACTGACATTGAGACCATCTTAAACAATTATCAACCAAAATTAAATCATGAATTTAGCTTGGCGCCTCATATGTCACAAATAGAAAATTGTTTCTCTGCTCCATCCGTTGAAGAGATAATCGAAAG GTTACAAAAAGATAAATCGGATTGGGCACAAAAAAACGTAGAAATACTACTCAAAATGTCCCCATCTTCTcttaaaattactaaaaaagcGATTGacgaaggaaaagaaaaatcgttaGCGGAATGTTTAAAAATCGAATATAGATTAGCTTGTACTGCTCTAACCAGAGATGGTGATTTCTATGAAG gtGTCAGAGCTCTTTTGGTTGATAAAGATCAAAAACCAGTATGGAAACCGACATCTTTGACTGATGTAACAgatgaatatataaataagcGATTTGCAACACTTCCCGTAGAAAAAGAATTGCAGTTGTACACCAGTAaactataa
- the Hibch gene encoding 3-hydroxyisobutyryl-CoA hydrolase, mitochondrial isoform X1, with the protein MMQSIVGKLYHFNASTTLARATIRCLSTSGSVTACKEAASDKKNMDEVVIKDVGNNGVIILNRPKALNAINLSMVKKIYSTLKQWETSKKLVIIEGAGEKAFCAGGDVKSLVLALNEPKGELQGEQFFRTEYTMNYLIGTYSKPYIAIISGITMGGGVGLSIHGKYRIATEKTLFAMPETAIGLFPDVGATYFLSRLKGKLGIYLGLTGHRLKGIDVLLAGIATHFVPSEKLADLKRDLLTLRETDIETILNNYQPKLNHEFSLAPHMSQIENCFSAPSVEEIIERLQKDKSDWAQKNVEILLKMSPSSLKITKKAIDEGKEKSLAECLKIEYRLACTALTRDGDFYEGVRALLVDKDQKPVWKPTSLTDVTDEYINKRFATLPVEKELQLYTSKL; encoded by the exons ATG ATGCAGAGTATTGTAGGtaaattatatcattttaatgcCAGTACTACACTCGCACGTGCTACAATTAGATGTTTATCGACGTCAGGATCTGTCACAG CATGTAAAGAAGCAGCcagtgataaaaaaaacatggACGAAGTTGTTATAAAAGAT GTTGGGAATAATggagtaataattttaaaccgACCTAAGGCATTGAATGCTATAAATTTGTCAatggttaaaaaaatatattccactCTTAAACAATGGGAAACTTCAAAAAAACTAGTAATAATAGAAGGTGCAGGTGAAAAAGCATTCTGTGCAGGTGGTGATGTTAAATCATTAGTCTTAGCATTGAATGAACCAAAAGGAGAACTGCAGGGTGAGCAGTTTTTCAGAACTGAGTATAC catgaattatttaattggaaCATACTCAAAACCTTATATCGCTATTATCAGTGGCATAACAATGGGAGGTGGTGTTGGATTGTCTATACATGGCAAATACAGAATTGCCACAGAGAAAACTCTGTTTGCCATGCCAGAAACAGCAATAGGATTGTTTCCTGATGTTGGTGCAACTTATTTCTTATCTAGATTAAAGGGAAAATTAGGTATCTATTTAGGTCTAACAGGACACAGGCTGAAAG gtATTGACGTTCTCCTTGCTGGAATTGCAACTCACTTTGTACCATCGGAAAAACTAGCAGACTTAAAACGCGATTTGTTAACGCTACGTGAAACTGACATTGAGACCATCTTAAACAATTATCAACCAAAATTAAATCATGAATTTAGCTTGGCGCCTCATATGTCACAAATAGAAAATTGTTTCTCTGCTCCATCCGTTGAAGAGATAATCGAAAG GTTACAAAAAGATAAATCGGATTGGGCACAAAAAAACGTAGAAATACTACTCAAAATGTCCCCATCTTCTcttaaaattactaaaaaagcGATTGacgaaggaaaagaaaaatcgttaGCGGAATGTTTAAAAATCGAATATAGATTAGCTTGTACTGCTCTAACCAGAGATGGTGATTTCTATGAAG gtGTCAGAGCTCTTTTGGTTGATAAAGATCAAAAACCAGTATGGAAACCGACATCTTTGACTGATGTAACAgatgaatatataaataagcGATTTGCAACACTTCCCGTAGAAAAAGAATTGCAGTTGTACACCAGTAaactataa
- the LOC139110066 gene encoding TELO2-interacting protein 2 — protein MDDLLKELEALRIRNDFCEDVSSWTPCIDLIQASFAPQRTVGQERPCEEKDFKEYRIVVERNLNNVKSMLEHISNSCKEKHLQLVNATGIVRTFSMNLLLLIGEHSEKNVWNTAECVSISKELLVTFCDLYAHQSPSQILSENLYDLLLMLRPKLLKDTWKTYPSAVGCYRWILQEAKKPILFNHIGDVLPTTLIILDDYFPDNVLIGLECIYQIIQHSYMQKGLIDSGYAKLIYHALELLTRQKEVKYIIPLYSCISSLLATMEHYDDSDIKFGQWSERDDVLSTLIENMELEQNIELRRVYMLSLPLLITHIGCAKWCGALVRILAEYCEHHTDLRTLKATLEMAKMFLLMFPMRVAAHCAPLYAVFLKLHVDLMETPVLDPAIVHYLQDCIYMLCQLSSNVGYTVINDNRMRSVLNNITVCQGGDIKYFE, from the exons atggatGACTTATTGAAGGAGTTAGAGGCTTTAAGAATTAGGAACGATTTTTGTGAGGATGTTTCCTCCTGGACACCATGCATAGATTTGATTCAAGCGAGCTTTGCACCACAAAGAACAGTCGGGCAGGAACGTCCATGTGAGGAGAAAGACTTTAAGGAATACAGGATTGTTGTGGAAAGAAACCTAAATAATGTCAAGTCTATGCTGGAACATATTTCCAACAGTTGCAAGGAGAAACATCTGCAGCTGGTCAATGCCACAGGGATAGTTAGAACATTTAGCATGAATTTATTGTTGCTCATTGGAGAGCATAGTGAAAAGAATGTTTGGAACACAGCAGAGTGTGTCTCTATTTCCAAAGAATTACTTGTTACTTTCTGTGATCTGTATGCTCATCAAAGCCCCTCTCAAATTTTGTCAGAGAATTTGTATGATTTGTTGCTAATGTTAAGacctaaattattaaaagataccTGGAAAACATATCCATCAGCTGTAGGATGTTATAGATGGATTTTGCAAGAAGCAAAG aaaccaattttatttaatcatattGGAGATGTTTTACCTACTACATTAATCATTCTTGATGATTATTTCCCTGATAATGTACTAATAGGTTTGGAATGTATTTATCAGATTATACAGCATTCTTACATG caaaaagGATTAATAGATTCCGGTTATGCTAAGTTGATTTATCATGCATTGGAACTTTTAACACGTCAAAAGGaagtaaaatacattattcCTTTGTATTCCTGCATATCTAGTCTTTTAGCTACTATGGAACATTATGATGATAGTGATATAAAATTTGGG CAATGGTCAGAACGTGACGACGTTCTCTCTACGTTGATAGAAAACATGGAACTTGAGCAAAACATTGAATTACGTCGTGTTTATATGTTGAGTTTACCTCTACTTATTACACATATAGGCTGTGCCAAATGGTGTGGAGCACTCGTTCGTATACTAGCTGAATATTGCGAACATCATACAGATTTAAGGACATTAAAGGCGACGTTAGAg ATGGCAAAAATGTTCCTCTTAATGTTTCCTATGCGAGTAGCTGCACACTGTGCTCCACTTTATGctgtatttttaaagttacatGTAGACTTGATGGAAACACCGGTATTGGATCCAGCAATCGTGCACTACTTGCAGGATTGCATTTACATGTTGTGTCAATTATCATCGAATGTAGGCTATACGGTAATCAATGACAATCGAATGCGTTCGGTATTGAATAATATCACTGTGTGTCAGGGCGGTGATATTAagtattttgaataa
- the Cyp304a1 gene encoding probable cytochrome P450 304a1, with product MHVMSPFLAVIFMLLVIYKLYKFVYDKPPNTPPGIARIPIGGSYWLLLWKNYTFPHLAIDYYVKKLKSTIVSCYMGDFLTVIVNDYKNIKEVLAREEFDGRITNADFIKDRAFGKELGVFFIDGTKWQEQRRFALRHMRDFGFGRRQEKLESEIMDEMTLFLDILKSGPIHDGEKEILKGNLALFPDILYASAGNNIWNVMFGHKFDRSEHDIPRRLCRAGIMLLRANDTTGGAIFQRPFLKYFGNIFGYKNHMIASNVMIDIVKEYLKYQKTTFTENDDRGFIDRYLKRLNEENKSNSFTEEQLIILVIDMMFPAFAAVPSVITHVIKYLMHHPRIMAKVQNEIDNVVGTGRLVTWEDRKDLSYLEATIRETMRIETLTPLSIPHRCTKDTTLGGYEIPANTPIFTNLAAVHHDPDIWGDPEVFRPERFLKEDGKLAKDITMPFGFGHRLCAGETYARYNMFGTLGLLLQNFNFFFVEGQQSSLQDKLPGLGVTPKELWIRLELR from the exons ATGCACGTCATGTCGCCGTTCTTAGCCGTGATATTTATGCTTCTTGTAATATATAAACTATACAAGTTTGTTTATGACAAACCACCAAATACACCTCCAG GTATCGCCAGAATTCCAATCGGAGGATCTTACTGGTTATTATTATggaaaaattatacgtttcCACATTTGGCCATCGACTATTACGTGAAGAAATTAAAGTCAACGATCGTCAGCTGCTACATGGGTGATTTCTTAACAGTAATAGTGaacgattataaaaatataaaagaagtACTCGCAAGAGAAGAATTTGATGGACGAATTACGAATgcagattttataaaagatcGAGCTTTTGGAAAAGAATTAg gtgtattttttattgacgGCACAAAATGGCAAGAGCAGAGAAGATTTGCTCTTCGTCATATGCGCGATTTTGGATTTGGCCGACGTCAAGAAAAGCTCGAAAGCGAAATCATGGATGAGATGACCTTATTCCTCGATATCTTAAAGAGCGGACCTATTCACGATGGAGAAAAG gAAATACTAAAGGGCAATTTGGCATTATTTCCGGACATTTTATATGCATCGGCAGGCAACAACATATGGAACGTTATGTTTGGTCACAAATTTGATAGAAGCGAGCACGATATTCCACGACGTCTTTGCCGTGCAGGTATAATGCTACTTAGAGCAAATGATACAACAGGTGGTGCCATTTTTCAACGACCGTTCTTGAAATATTTCGGAAATATATTTGGGTACAAAAATCATATGATAGCGAGCAACGTAATGATAGATATTGTTaag GAATATTTAAAGTACCAAAAAACTACCTTCACCGAGAATGATGATCGGGGATTCATcgatagatatttaaaaagattgaacgaagaaaataaatcaaatagtTTTACGGAGGAACAATTAATCATTTTAGTAATTGATATGATGTTTCCCGCTTTTGCTGCAGTACCCAGCGTTATTACTCATGTTATTAAATACTTGATGCATCATCCAAGAATTATGGCAAAAGTACAAAACGAAATAGATAATGTCGTTGGAACTGGACGACTGGTCACATGGGAAGATAGAAAAGA tTTATCCTACTTGGAGGCGACGATACGAGAAACGATGAGAATCGAAACACTTACGCCTCTTAGCATCCCTCACAGGTGCACAAAAGATACTACATTAGGAGGCTATGAGATACCAGCAAACACTCCAATTTTTACTAACTTGGCAGCGGTACATCATGATCCCGATATATGGGGCGATCCTGAAGTTTTCAGACcggaaagatttttaaaagaagATGGGAAATTAGCTAAAGATATTACAATGCCCTTCGGTTTTG GTCATCGACTGTGCGCAGGAGAAACTTATGCCAGATACAATATGTTCGGGACATTGGgtcttttattacaaaactttaatttcttcttcgttGAGGGTCAACAGTCAAGTCTTCAAGATAAGTTACCAGGTCTTGGCGTTACGCCTAAGGAACTATGGATACGTTTAgaattacgttaa
- the LOC139110086 gene encoding uncharacterized protein codes for MYDICHPSYYHLCKLGCNDPIKTCTAFYVYIELCEVKRFADVKYKYNEELDVIYFEVKKREHSQPEIYVPWSTKYNLFLENIEKMQQLLQNDRLTFVFKSEDSSSVFYTVNAGLSKPAAPEVSKLQKEKTEKKLNLESEVRRNIPNIYELARACYAVSKTDN; via the exons ATGTACGACATATGCCATCCCAGC TATTATCATCTGTGCAAACTCGGCTGCAATGACCCGATAAAAACGTGCACCGCCTTTTACGTCTACATTGAGCTTTGCGAAG TCAAACGATTTGCGGACGTGAAGTACAAGTACAATGAGGAGCTCGATGTGATTTACTTCGAAGTGAAAAAAAGGGAACACTCGCAGCCGGAGATCTATGTGCCTTGGTCGACCAAGTACAACCTCTTTCTCGAAAACATCGAGAAAATGCAACAGCTATTGCAAAATGATCG ATTGACATTTGTATTCAAATCTGAGGATAGCAGCAGTGTGTTTTACACAGTAAACGCCGGCCTCTCGAAGCCAGCAGCACCAGAAGTAAGCAAgctacaaaaagaaaaaacagaaaagaaactTAACCTAGAAAGTGAGGTTCGGAGAAATATACCAAATATATACGAATTAGCAAGAGCTTGCTATGCCGTTTCTAAAACtgacaattaa
- the LOC139110080 gene encoding uncharacterized protein, protein MQFGHENIFNLLVQVYGANQDIRDYSGRKARQYLASQEAAVSQDTFHKIKARKKHAEKDLGFLRIGSLNVRVKRTTEAFSQFLGVATSSTTSNNNEKIHKSWGSADNVQLEQKLMPPPKYAPIKKRRSRRLQDFSSLPEQQQAASQPTTPLLQGKISRPNRAIQRRPTSTTAVISGSITPGGVQQNDSDSDTACGFDSAWRGSAQL, encoded by the exons ATGCAATTCGGTCACGAGAACATATTTAATCTCTTGGTTCAAGTATACG gtGCGAATCAGGATATACGTGACTATAGCGGCAGGAAGGCCAGGCAGTATCTCGCATCTCAAGAAGCAGCAGTCAGTCAGGACACGTTTCACA aaATAAAAGCAAGGAAAAAGCATGCAG AGAAAGATCTTGGTTTCCTACGAATTGGCTCGTTGAACGTTCGCGTGAAACGTACAACGGAGGCCTTCAGCCAGTTCTTGGGTGTGGCAACCAGCAGCACGACTAGCAACAACAACGAGAAGATTCACAAGTCGTGGGGATCTGCGGATAACGTACAG CTGGAACAGAAGCTGATGCCACCGCCGAAATACGCACCTATTAAGAAGCGCAGGAGCAGGCGCTTACAGGACTTCAGCTCGTTGCCGGAACAACAGCAAGCTGCCAGCCAGCCGACTACTCCGTTGCTGCAGGGTAAGATCAGCCGGCCGAACCGGGCCATTCAACGTCGTCCGACGTCCACGACGGCAGTCATCTCTGGCTCCATCACGCCCGGCGGCGTCCAACAAAACGATTCCGACTCGGACACGGCGTGCGGCTTTGATTCCGCATGGAGAGGTTCAGCCCAACTGTAA
- the Twr gene encoding signal peptidase complex catalytic subunit SEC11A, whose amino-acid sequence MLQSIFDDVRRMSKRQFLYQVLSFGMIVSSALMIWKGLMVITGSESPIVVVLSGSMEPAFHRGDLLFLTNYQDEPVRVGEIVVFKVEGRDIPIVHRVLKLHEKGDQNNTVKFLTKGDNNSVDDRGLYAPGQLWLTHKDVVGRARGFLPYVGMVTIYMNEYPKFKYAVLACLGLYVLVHRE is encoded by the exons ATGCTGCAGTCAATATTCGACGATGTGAGGCGTATGAGCAAGCGCCAG TTTCTGTATCAAGTGCTAAGTTTTGGCATGATAGTCTCGTCGGCGTTGATGATATGGAAGGGCCTGATGGTCATCACCGGCAGCGAAAGCCCTATCGTGGTTGTACTGAG tggCAGTATGGAGCCTGCATTTCACAGAGGCGACTTGCTCTTTCTCACCAATTATCAAGATGAGCCAGTGAGAGTCGGTGAGATTGTAGTTTTTAAAGTCGAGGGTAGAGATATACCCATTGTGCATAGAGTACTTAAACTTCATGAGAA GGGTGACCAAAATAACACAGTTAAGTTCCTTACAAAAGGCGACAACAATTCCGTTGATGATCGGGGCTTGTATGCCCCCGGTCAGCTCTGGTTGACTCACAAGGATGTAGTCGGCCGAGCGAGAGGCTTCCTACCATACGTCGGCATGGTCACTATATACATGAATGAATATCCTAAATTTAAGTATGCAGTATTAGCATGTCTTGGACTGTACGTTTTGGTACACAGAGAATAA
- the Hibch gene encoding 3-hydroxyisobutyryl-CoA hydrolase, mitochondrial isoform X3, with the protein MYVGNNGVIILNRPKALNAINLSMVKKIYSTLKQWETSKKLVIIEGAGEKAFCAGGDVKSLVLALNEPKGELQGEQFFRTEYTMNYLIGTYSKPYIAIISGITMGGGVGLSIHGKYRIATEKTLFAMPETAIGLFPDVGATYFLSRLKGKLGIYLGLTGHRLKGIDVLLAGIATHFVPSEKLADLKRDLLTLRETDIETILNNYQPKLNHEFSLAPHMSQIENCFSAPSVEEIIERLQKDKSDWAQKNVEILLKMSPSSLKITKKAIDEGKEKSLAECLKIEYRLACTALTRDGDFYEGVRALLVDKDQKPVWKPTSLTDVTDEYINKRFATLPVEKELQLYTSKL; encoded by the exons ATGTAT GTTGGGAATAATggagtaataattttaaaccgACCTAAGGCATTGAATGCTATAAATTTGTCAatggttaaaaaaatatattccactCTTAAACAATGGGAAACTTCAAAAAAACTAGTAATAATAGAAGGTGCAGGTGAAAAAGCATTCTGTGCAGGTGGTGATGTTAAATCATTAGTCTTAGCATTGAATGAACCAAAAGGAGAACTGCAGGGTGAGCAGTTTTTCAGAACTGAGTATAC catgaattatttaattggaaCATACTCAAAACCTTATATCGCTATTATCAGTGGCATAACAATGGGAGGTGGTGTTGGATTGTCTATACATGGCAAATACAGAATTGCCACAGAGAAAACTCTGTTTGCCATGCCAGAAACAGCAATAGGATTGTTTCCTGATGTTGGTGCAACTTATTTCTTATCTAGATTAAAGGGAAAATTAGGTATCTATTTAGGTCTAACAGGACACAGGCTGAAAG gtATTGACGTTCTCCTTGCTGGAATTGCAACTCACTTTGTACCATCGGAAAAACTAGCAGACTTAAAACGCGATTTGTTAACGCTACGTGAAACTGACATTGAGACCATCTTAAACAATTATCAACCAAAATTAAATCATGAATTTAGCTTGGCGCCTCATATGTCACAAATAGAAAATTGTTTCTCTGCTCCATCCGTTGAAGAGATAATCGAAAG GTTACAAAAAGATAAATCGGATTGGGCACAAAAAAACGTAGAAATACTACTCAAAATGTCCCCATCTTCTcttaaaattactaaaaaagcGATTGacgaaggaaaagaaaaatcgttaGCGGAATGTTTAAAAATCGAATATAGATTAGCTTGTACTGCTCTAACCAGAGATGGTGATTTCTATGAAG gtGTCAGAGCTCTTTTGGTTGATAAAGATCAAAAACCAGTATGGAAACCGACATCTTTGACTGATGTAACAgatgaatatataaataagcGATTTGCAACACTTCCCGTAGAAAAAGAATTGCAGTTGTACACCAGTAaactataa